The region GGGTTCGTGCCTCATTGACCCTGGAAAACAGCAGAAACCCAATGGCTGAGGCGAACAGAACGTCAAGAACCAGGCGCGGATCCACCACCGCCAGCACGTTCACCCAGCCAAAGTCTTACTGATCTCAAGGTAACGCCCGGAACCGCTCTGGCAGCACGTCGTAGCGCAGCAAATCATCCGGCTGCTCGCGCTTCTGAACAAGCTCCGAAGAGCCGCTCTGCACCACCACGGCAGCGGGCCGTGGAATTCGGTTGTAGTTGGAGCTCATCGATGAGTTGTAGGCACCGGTTGCGAACACGGCGACGATGTCTCCGCTGCGGGTGGTGGGGAGCGGTAAATCCTTCAGCAGAACATCACCGGATTCGCAGTGTTTGCCCACCAGGTTCACGGTCTCTTCCGCAGGGGCCAGCGGTCGGTCGGCCAGGCAGCAGGTGTAAAGCGACTGATAGGTGATCGGTCTGGGGTTGTCGCTCATGCCGCCGTCGATGGCGACGTAGGTGCGCACACCAGGAATGGTCTTGCGGGAACCCACGGCATACAGCGTCACTCCGGCGGTGGCCACCAGGGAACGGCCCGGCTCGCATAGCAACCGTGGTAACTCCAGTTGACGATCCCGGCAGGCGGCCGTGACGGCATCGGCCACCACCTTCACCCATTGCTCGATGGTTGGCGGATCATCCGAGGCCACGTAACGGATCCCGAGGCCGCCTCCAACATTGAGGTCCTTCACGGGATGCCCCAGGCTGCGGGCCAGCTTGAGGGCATCGGCCATCACCGCTGCCAGGTCCCGATGCGGCTCCAGTTCAAAGATCTGGGAGCCGATGTGGGCATGAAGTCCGGTGAGCTTCGCCCAGGGCTTGCCCACCAGCTGCCGCAGCACCGACTCCAGCAGGTCGGGGTCGAAGCCGAACTTGCTGTCCAGGTGGCCGGTTTGGATGTACTCGTGGGTGTGGCACTCGATGCCGGGGGTGAAGCGCAGCATCAGCCGGGCCGGTGCACCGCCGGCAGGCACCAGTTCCGCCAGGCGTTCCAGATCGTGCTGATTGTCAACGACGATCGTGACGTTGTTGTTGTAGGCGAGCAGGAGCTCCTCGTCGTTCTTGTTGTTGCCGTGCAGCACCATCCGCTCGCCGGGCATCCCCCCCTGGAAAGCCGTCAGCAATTCACCGGCGGAGACCGCATCGAGGCCGAGACCTTCGGAGGCGGCGATGCTGCTCATCAGCAGTGAGCTGTTGGCTTTGGAGGCGTAGATGGGCAGGGAGGGCCCGGGGTAATGCTGTTTCAGAGCGTCCCTGTAGGCACGACAGGTGCCGCGCACCGTGTCCTCATCCAGCACGTAAAGAGGTGTGCCGTAGCGCTGGGCAAGGTCGCTGAGCAGGCAACCCCCCACCATCAGCCGATCACGCTCGTCCAGACAGGTGGTGACTGGCGCCAGGTTGCGGTTGGGACTGGTCGTGTCCCGCTCTGCTTCGTAGGGCTTCTGGCTGGCGATGGCTTGGGTCACGACGGGCCGGCGAAGAGGGGCAATGTAGGAATCGGAGTGCCCCCGGCAGGTTCAGGGTGACTGTGATCGATCTCGATCCCCGCTGGTTGGCGGCGTGTCTCGTTCTGGACGAACGGGCGTTGAAGGGGTTCTGGAGTGCTCAGCAGTGGCGTTCCGAACTGGAGGATCCCCTTCGCCTCTGCCTTGGGTTGGCGCGGGACGAGGAAGGCTTGTCCGGAGTGGCCTGCGGCTGGTTGGTCGTGGATGAGCTGCACATCACGGTGTTGGCGGTGGATCCCGACGAGCGCCAACGGGGCCATGGCCGTCGTCTTCTCACGGCGCTGTTGCAACGGGCACGCCAGGACGGTGCCGCTCACGCCACCCTCGAGGTTCGCAGCGACAACATCGCCGCACTCTCTCTGTATCACCGCGTTGGTTTCAAAACCGCCGGTCGTCGGGAGAGGTACTACCGAGACGGTTCCGATGCCCTGATCCAGTGGCGCCGGTTGTCCACCGAGGAGTAGCTCCGGTCGGCCTTCGGTGTTGTTCGGTTTCCCGTCCCTGAGAGACAAAAAAGATCGAAATCTTTTTGATCTTGTTGTTAATTTGTGGGCGCGACAGGCCAGTTGACGACTGGAAAGTGACCGAACCAACCGAACACTCGCATCGGCCTCAGAGTCCTGATAGCTTGGACACACTTATGCATCGGCCTCGCGATGTTCGAACGCTTTACCGAGAAGGCCATCAAGGTGATCATGCTGGCCCAGGAAGAGGCTCGGCGACTTGGTCACAACTTTGTGGGCACCGAGCAGATCCTTCTGGGTCTGATCGGAGAGGGCACGGGTGTTGCCGCCAAGGTTCTGAAATCAATGGGTGTCAACCTCAAGGATGCCCGGGTTGAAGTGGAGAAGATCATCGGCCGGGGGTCTGGCTTTGTGGCCGTTGAGATCCCCTTCACGCCAAGGGCGAAGCGGGTGCTCGAGCTCTCCCTGGAAGAAGCCAGACAGTTGGGGCACAACTACATCGGTACCGAGCATCTGCTGCTCGGCTTGATCCGGGAAGGTGAAGGCGTTGCGGCCCGTGTGCTCGAGAATCTGGGTGTTGATCTGGCCAAGGTCAGAACCCAGGTCATTCGCATGTTGGGTGAAACCGCCGAAGTGTCCGGCGGTGGCGGTGGTGGTGGAGCAAAAGGTTCCACCAAAACGCCAACCCTGGATGAATTCGGCAGCAACCTCACCCAGATGGCCAACGAGGCCAAGCTCGACCCCGTGGTGGGTCGCCACAATGAAATTGAACGGGTCATTCAGATCCTGGGTCGCCGCACCAAGAACAATCCGGTGTTGATCGGCGAGCCGGGTGTGGGCAAGACGGCCATCGCCGAAGGTCTTGCTCAGCGCATCCAGCAGGGTGAAATTCCGGACATCCTGGAAGACAAGCGCGTCCTCACCCTTGACATTGGTCTGCTCGTCGCGGGGACCAAATACCGCGGTGAGTTTGAGGAGCGCCTCAAGAAAATCATGGAAGAGATCAAGTCGGCCGGGAACGTGATCCTGGTGATCGACGAGGTCCACACCTTGATTGGTGCCGGTGCCGCTGAAGGCGCCATCGATGCGGCCAACATTCTCAAGCCGGCTCTTGCCAGGGGTGAGCTGCAGTGCATCGGTGCCACAACCCTGGATGAGTACCGCAAGCACATCGAGCGGGATGCTGCGCTGGAACGGCGCTTCCAGCCCGTCAACGTCGGTGAGCCCTCCATCGATGACACCATCGAAATCCTGCGGGGCCTGCGCGAGCGCTACGAGCAGCACCACCGCCTCAAGATCACCGACGATGCTTTGGTTGCTGCGGCAACCCTCGGTGATCGCTATATCTCAGACCGCTTCCTCCCCGATAAGGCGATCGACCTGATCGATGAGGCCGGTTCACGGGTTCGGCTGCTCAATTCCAAGCTTCCACCCGAGGCCAAGGAAGTTGACAAGGAGTTGCGCGGCGTCCAGAAACAGAAAGAAGACGCCGTACGCGATCAGGACTTCACCAAGGCCGGTGAACTGCGTGAAAAGGAAGTTGAGCTACGCGATCAGATCCGCTCTCTGTTGCAAGCCAACCGCACCGATGCCACTACCGATACCGAAGCGTCCGCTGAGACGAACGATGCGCCTGCGGCAGAGTCCGCTGAGTCCTCGCCCATGGTGAATGAGGAGGACATTGCCCAGATCGTTGCCTCCTGGACCGGCGTGCCGGTGCAGAAGCTCACGGAGAGCGAATCGGTGAAGCTGCTGAACATGGAGGAGACGCTGCATCAGCGTCTGATCGGTCAGGACGAAGCGGTCAAGGCGGTGTCCAAAGCCATCCGTCGGGCCCGTGTCGGTCTAAAGAACCCGAACCGTCCCATCGCCAGCTTCATCTTCTCCGGCCCAACCGGTGTCGGTAAGACCGAGCTCACCAAGGCTCTGGCCACCTATTTCTTCGGCAGTGAGGAGGCGATGATCCGCCTCGACATGTCGGAGTTCATGGAGCGCCACACTGTCAGCAAGCTGATCGGTTCGCCTCCGGGCTATGTCGGCTTCAACGAAGGTGGTCAGCTCACGGAAGCTGTGCGACGCCGTCCTTACACCGTGGTTCTGTTCGATGAAATCGAAAAAGCCCACCCAGATGTGTTCAACCTGCTGCTGCAGCTCCTTGAAGATGGCCGTCTGACCGATTCCAAGGGCCGCACGGTCGACTTCAAAAATACCCTGGTGATCATGACCTCGAACATCGGTTCGAAGGTGATCGAGAAGGGTGGCGGTGGCCTCGGTTTCGAGTTCTCCGGTGAGAGTGCCGAGGAGTCTCAATACACCCGCATCCGCTCCCTCGTGAATGAGGAGCTGAAGCAGTACTTCCGCCCTGAATTCCTCAACCGACTCGACGAGATCATCGTGTTCCGTCAGCTCAGTCGCGACGAGGTGAAGGAGATCGCCGAAATCATGCTGAAGGAAGTCTTCGGCCGGATGGGCGAGAAAGGCATCACCCTCACCGTGTCCGATGCGTTCAAGGAGCGGTTGGTCGAAGAGGGATACAACCCGGCCTATGGAGCCCGCCCCCTGCGTCGCGCTGTGATGCGGTTGCTGGAGGATTCCCTGGCTGAGGAAGTGCTCTCCGGCCGGATCAAGGATGGTGACCATGCCGAGGTGGATGTCGACGACGACAAGAAAGTTGTCGTCCGCCACAAAGGTCTGGCTAAGAGCTCTCCCCAACTGGCAGGTGCAGCTGTCTGATGGTTGTGTCCATCTCCTCCCACGCCATCGCCCCGGCGGTGGTGCTGCGGGGGGAGGGTGCCTGGGCAGAGGCGCTGTCCAAGATCAGTGCCCTTTGTGCCCGCCCTCTCCTGTTGGGTCGCAGTCAGGCCACGTCAAGCCTGCGGTCAGCCCTTGCTACGGATCTCCTTCAGAGCGGTCTTGCGCCGCAACCAGCTGAGCTCAGCCACGACTGTTGCGAGGAGGATCTACAGCGTCTGGCCTGTGAGGCAGCCGAATGTGATGCCGTTCTTGCCGCCGGTGGTGGAAAGGTTCTTGATGCCGGCAAGTTGCTCGCCCATCGCCTTCAGCTGCCCTGCATCACGGTGCCGTTAAGTGCTGCCACCTGCGCGGGTTGGACAGCTCTCTCCAATCTTTATTCAATGCACGGAGCCTTTCAGGGTGATGTGGCCCTGACGCGCTGCCCTGAGCTGCTGGTGTTTGACCATGGCCTGGTTCGCCAGGCTCCTGCGCGCACCCTGGCCAGCGGCATCGCCGATGCCCTGGCGAAGTGGTACGAAGCATCGGTCAGCAGTGGCAACAGCAGCGATGGGCTGGTGCAGCAGGCCGTTCAGATGGCCCGTGTCCTGCGGGATCAGTTGATGATTGATGGTCCCCTGGCCCTGCAGGATCCCCACAGTGCGGCCTGGGCCCGCACGGCCGAGGCCTGTGCACTCACCGCCGGTGTGATGGGCGGCTTGGGGGGTGCCCGCTGCAGAACCGTTGCAGCACACGCCGTGCACAACGCTCTCACCCAACTGCAGGCCTGTCACGCCGTGTTGCATGGCGAAAAGGTGGGCTTCGGAATCCTGGTGCAGCTCCGCCTGGAAGAACGCCTGGGAGGCAACCGCCTGGCCGGCCAGGCCCATCGCCAGCTGCTTCACCTGCTGCGGCAGTTGCAGCTTCCGGTGAGCCTGCAGGATCTTGGCTTGTCAAACGCCAGTCTCACTGATCTGCAACAAGTGTGTGCCTTTGCCTGCCGTGAAGGATCAGACCTGCACCACCTTCCATTTGCGGTGACACCGGGGGCGTTGCTTGAGGCATTGGTTGGAGCCGCCGAACCCAGTCCCGTCGCGCCTTGAAATCCCTTCTTGATGGTTTGATCCCCGGGCTGTTGGACCCGCAGGCCAGGGACCTGGCGATGCATGTGCAGTGGTGGCCTTTGCAGGGTCTGGGCCTTGAGACTCCCTTCCCGGTGGCTGTAGTTGGTCAGGGGCCTCCGCTGCTGATGCTGCATGGTTTTGACAGCAGCTTTCTGGAATTTCGTCGTCTTGCGCCGCTGTTGACCGATCGCTTTCAGCTGTTCATCCCGGATCTGTTCGGCTTTGGCTTTTCACCGCGTCCGCCGCAGGCGGCCTACGGCCCTGATGCTGTCCTTCGGCACCTCGATGCACTGGTTGCGCATCTCGATGCCGATGGGGCCATCGGTGTGATCGGAGCCTCGATGGGTGGTGCGGTGGCGGTGGAGCTG is a window of Synechococcus sp. A15-24 DNA encoding:
- a CDS encoding ATP-dependent Clp protease ATP-binding subunit, translated to MFERFTEKAIKVIMLAQEEARRLGHNFVGTEQILLGLIGEGTGVAAKVLKSMGVNLKDARVEVEKIIGRGSGFVAVEIPFTPRAKRVLELSLEEARQLGHNYIGTEHLLLGLIREGEGVAARVLENLGVDLAKVRTQVIRMLGETAEVSGGGGGGGAKGSTKTPTLDEFGSNLTQMANEAKLDPVVGRHNEIERVIQILGRRTKNNPVLIGEPGVGKTAIAEGLAQRIQQGEIPDILEDKRVLTLDIGLLVAGTKYRGEFEERLKKIMEEIKSAGNVILVIDEVHTLIGAGAAEGAIDAANILKPALARGELQCIGATTLDEYRKHIERDAALERRFQPVNVGEPSIDDTIEILRGLRERYEQHHRLKITDDALVAAATLGDRYISDRFLPDKAIDLIDEAGSRVRLLNSKLPPEAKEVDKELRGVQKQKEDAVRDQDFTKAGELREKEVELRDQIRSLLQANRTDATTDTEASAETNDAPAAESAESSPMVNEEDIAQIVASWTGVPVQKLTESESVKLLNMEETLHQRLIGQDEAVKAVSKAIRRARVGLKNPNRPIASFIFSGPTGVGKTELTKALATYFFGSEEAMIRLDMSEFMERHTVSKLIGSPPGYVGFNEGGQLTEAVRRRPYTVVLFDEIEKAHPDVFNLLLQLLEDGRLTDSKGRTVDFKNTLVIMTSNIGSKVIEKGGGGLGFEFSGESAEESQYTRIRSLVNEELKQYFRPEFLNRLDEIIVFRQLSRDEVKEIAEIMLKEVFGRMGEKGITLTVSDAFKERLVEEGYNPAYGARPLRRAVMRLLEDSLAEEVLSGRIKDGDHAEVDVDDDKKVVVRHKGLAKSSPQLAGAAV
- the lysA gene encoding diaminopimelate decarboxylase codes for the protein MTQAIASQKPYEAERDTTSPNRNLAPVTTCLDERDRLMVGGCLLSDLAQRYGTPLYVLDEDTVRGTCRAYRDALKQHYPGPSLPIYASKANSSLLMSSIAASEGLGLDAVSAGELLTAFQGGMPGERMVLHGNNKNDEELLLAYNNNVTIVVDNQHDLERLAELVPAGGAPARLMLRFTPGIECHTHEYIQTGHLDSKFGFDPDLLESVLRQLVGKPWAKLTGLHAHIGSQIFELEPHRDLAAVMADALKLARSLGHPVKDLNVGGGLGIRYVASDDPPTIEQWVKVVADAVTAACRDRQLELPRLLCEPGRSLVATAGVTLYAVGSRKTIPGVRTYVAIDGGMSDNPRPITYQSLYTCCLADRPLAPAEETVNLVGKHCESGDVLLKDLPLPTTRSGDIVAVFATGAYNSSMSSNYNRIPRPAAVVVQSGSSELVQKREQPDDLLRYDVLPERFRALP
- a CDS encoding iron-containing alcohol dehydrogenase family protein; translated protein: MVVSISSHAIAPAVVLRGEGAWAEALSKISALCARPLLLGRSQATSSLRSALATDLLQSGLAPQPAELSHDCCEEDLQRLACEAAECDAVLAAGGGKVLDAGKLLAHRLQLPCITVPLSAATCAGWTALSNLYSMHGAFQGDVALTRCPELLVFDHGLVRQAPARTLASGIADALAKWYEASVSSGNSSDGLVQQAVQMARVLRDQLMIDGPLALQDPHSAAWARTAEACALTAGVMGGLGGARCRTVAAHAVHNALTQLQACHAVLHGEKVGFGILVQLRLEERLGGNRLAGQAHRQLLHLLRQLQLPVSLQDLGLSNASLTDLQQVCAFACREGSDLHHLPFAVTPGALLEALVGAAEPSPVAP
- the rimI gene encoding ribosomal protein S18-alanine N-acetyltransferase, whose protein sequence is MTVIDLDPRWLAACLVLDERALKGFWSAQQWRSELEDPLRLCLGLARDEEGLSGVACGWLVVDELHITVLAVDPDERQRGHGRRLLTALLQRARQDGAAHATLEVRSDNIAALSLYHRVGFKTAGRRERYYRDGSDALIQWRRLSTEE